A genomic window from Rattus norvegicus strain BN/NHsdMcwi chromosome 9, GRCr8, whole genome shotgun sequence includes:
- the B430306N03Rikl gene encoding trem-like transcript 4 protein, whose protein sequence is MAWEATYLLSSMLLLLLASGSWAQDPEVLQTLEGKTVSVTCKYNPGYHFYEKTWCKKTSEDTCRPLASSVSRGARKLRFSIQEDSWFSFFNVTMTELKTADSGIYHCGFFGNYRNVINILKTIRLVVSKASAPHTTTRMTTALASTHSPVIDSSPDKPMWKVIIAGVVVATLLALGLVILVVLYLKKAREKAQNVGNKCHHIYEDFSGQKEETTNFNQQVLSSEDTENICYASLIHLNHVSPQDSQYRNTQPSGDLILSVEYASISRNGLGSSKSNAQEVETRD, encoded by the exons ATGGCCTGGGAGGCCACATACCTGCTCTCCtcaatgctgctgctgctcctggcctCAG GCTCCTGGGCACAGGACCCAGAGGTACTTCAAACACTGGAGGGCAAGACTGTTTCTGTGACATGCAAGTATAATCCTGGATACCACTTCTATGAGAAGACCTGGTGTAAGAAAACATCAGAGGACACTTGTCGACCTTTAGCGTCGAGTGTCAGCAGAGGTGCCAGGAAGCTAAGATTCTCCATCCAGGAAGATTCTTGGTTCAGCTTCTTCAATGTCACCATGACTGAGCTCAAGACGGCCGACTCAGGCATCTATCACTGTGGGTTCTTTGGAAATTATAGAAACGTCATCAATATTCTCAAAACTATCCGCCTGGTGGTGTCAAAAG CTTCAGCCCCACACACAACCACCCGGATGACGACAGCCCTGGCCTCTACCCACAGCCCTGTCATTGACAG CTCTCCAGATAAGCCGATGTGGAAGGTCATCATTGCTGGGGTGGTTGTGGCCACTCTGTTAGCGCTTGGACTTGTCATCCTTGTGGTCCTGTACCTAAAGAAAGCTCGAGAAAAAGCCCAGAACG TCGGGAATAAATGTCACCATATCTACGAGGACTTCTCAGGCCAGAAGGAAGAGACCACT aaCTTTAATCAGCAGGTCCTCTCCAGTGAGGACACTGAGAACATCTGCTATGCCTCTCTCATCCATCTAAACCACGTGAGCCCTCAGGACTCCCAGTACAGGAACACCCAGCCCTCTGGTGACCTGATTCTGTCTGTGGAATATGCCAGCATCTCTAGAAATGGACTCGGGTCTTCCAAGTCAAACGCCCAAGAGGTGGAGACCAGGGACTGA